A genomic stretch from Microtus pennsylvanicus isolate mMicPen1 chromosome 9, mMicPen1.hap1, whole genome shotgun sequence includes:
- the LOC142856963 gene encoding uncharacterized protein LOC142856963: MSPRLENKSLEGMDARKCSMSSGRGDWRDATGTSSPCRIPEWGETARCGVSAARGGNADPDQESADRDRAAREPGRGGLGSAGPVPIPASALREESLGATPRPRRRRTARVRPGSAAPAPPSSPPRPSRGRRPTGNSEPRGPARRAPGGRGRAPRLPRPALLPAKATHLLLLLLLLLLGSLQATGSPAGDALTPSPSPAAATEAARPSPPQPQRPWGAAGGGPALAPPTGPRLRPPGCQLHAESLSQRPRGASEQSRRRCPAPPHTCSPPARRPLARFPVTPAPPPPLRLFHTLSHLSAPPPLALWPSFPTEGAGSPGRVLRQVSSPYLESLYFRVGRRLGGAGMSSAHPPACIGQRGPLFPPSGILEDLC, encoded by the exons ATGTCGCCACGGCTGGAGAACAAGAGTTTAGAAGGCATGGATGCTAGAAAGTGTAGCATGAGCTCAG GACGCGGGGACTGGCGGGACGCGACGGGAACGTCAAGCCCGTGCCGAATCCCCGAGTGGGGGGAAACAGCGAGGTGTGGGGTCTCCGCGGCCCGGGGTGGGAACGCGGATCCCGATCAGGAGAGCGCAGACCGGGACCGAGCCGCACGAGAGCCGGGACGGGGCGGCCTGGGGTCGGCAGGGCCTGTGCCGATCCCAGCCTCCGCACTCCGGGAAGAGTCGCTCGGGGCCACACCGCGGCCCCGCAGACGCAGGACGGCGCGCGTGCGCCCGGGAAGCGCGGCCCCGGCTCCGCCCTCCTCACCCCCCCGCCCTTCTCGCGGCCGCCGCCCCACTGGGAACTCGGAGCCGCGCGGCCCCGCGAGGCGGGCGCCGGGAGGGAGGGGCCGCGCTCCCCGCCTCCCGCGGCCAGCGCTGCTCCCAGCCAAGGCGactcacctcctcctcctcctcctcctcctcctcctcggctCCCTCCAGGCCACCGGCAGCCCAGCTGGCGACGCGCTGACGCCGAGCCCCTCCCCCGCGGCCGCCACCGAGGCCGCCCGCCCCTCCCCGCCGCAGCCGCAGCGGCCTTGGGGCGCAGCAGGCGGCGGCCCCGCCCTCGCCCCGCCCACAGGCCCTAGGCTCCGCCCCCCGGGTTGCCAGCTCCACGCGGAGTCCCTGAGTCAGAGGCCGCGCGGGGCGAGCGAGCAAAGTCGCCGCCGCTGCCCCGCGCCTCCTCACACCTGCTCTCCGCCCGCCCGCCGGCCCCTCGCACGCTTTCCAGTCACGCCAGCGCCCCCGCCGCCCCTTCGGCTTTTCCATACTCTCTCACACCTCTCGGCGCCGCCTCCGCTCGCGCTGTGGCCTTCTTTTCCAACTGAGGGCGCGGGCTCCCCCGGCCGCGTTCTCAGGCAGGTGTCGAGCCCTTACCTGGAGTCCCTGTACTTCCGGGTGGGCCGGAGGCTCGGGGGAGCCGGTATGTCCAGTGCACACCCTCCTGCTTGCATTGGTCAGCGCGGCCCGCTTTTCCCTCCCTCGGGAATCCTGGAAGATCTCTGCTAG